The genomic window GGCCAGGGTGCTGGGGTTGTTCCATTCCAGCCCCAGCAAGACCAGGGTGCCCAGCGTGAGCAGCACGGCGGTGGTGAGCAGCGTCAGTTTGGAATACACCAGCAGGCGGCTGCGGCGCCGGTTGCGCAGATGCGCCACCACGTTGAGCTGCACCAGAAACCCCAGCCCGCCCAGAATCACCAGCCCGGCGAGGGTCAGGCACACCAGCGGGTCCTGCGCGTAGGGCGCGAGTCCACCTGACAGCACCACGAAGCCGCCGTTGTTGTAGGCGCTGACCGCGTGAAAGGCGGCCTGATACAGCCCCTCGCCCCAGCCGAACTGCGGCACGAAGCGCAGGGCGAGCAGCGCGGCGCCGAGAGCCTCGGTGACGAAGGTGTAGAGCAAAATGGTCCGCACCAGCCCCAGCACGCTGCCCACGTCCAGCGCGTTGAGCTGCGCGACGAGGTGCTGGCGCTCGGTGAAGTTCACCCGCCGCCCGGTCATGAAGGCGAACACCGTGCCGAAAGTGAGGATGCCCAGCCCGCCTATCTGTACCAGCAGGATGATGAGGACCTGTCCAAAGCGGGTAAACGCCTCGCCGGTGTCGGCCACCGTCAGCCCGGTGATGCAGATGGCGGAGGTGGCGGTAAACAGCAGGTCGATGCTGTTGAGGGCCGCGCCGGGGCGCTGCACGCCGGGCAGGTGCAGCAGCGCGGCGCCGAGCAGGATGCCCAGGGCGTACACCAGCGCGAGCAGTTGCGGCGGCGTCAGGCGCCAGCGGCGTCCGGGGGCGGGCTCCGGCAGCGCGGCGTTCCGGGTCATGGCCGCGCCGCCTTCACCCGATCAGGATGTCCCGGTCTGCCGGGTAGCGGGTAAGCATCTTTTCGGACGCCGGACGGCTGAACGCCACCGCGAAAGTCAATGGCCCGATGCGCCCCAGGAACATCAGCGCGATGAGGACGGCTTCCTGCGCGGTGTTGAGCAGCGGCGTGGTGTTCATGCTCAGGCCCGCCGTGCCGAAGGCACT from Deinococcus radiodurans R1 = ATCC 13939 = DSM 20539 includes these protein-coding regions:
- a CDS encoding TrkH family potassium uptake protein, which produces MTRNAALPEPAPGRRWRLTPPQLLALVYALGILLGAALLHLPGVQRPGAALNSIDLLFTATSAICITGLTVADTGEAFTRFGQVLIILLVQIGGLGILTFGTVFAFMTGRRVNFTERQHLVAQLNALDVGSVLGLVRTILLYTFVTEALGAALLALRFVPQFGWGEGLYQAAFHAVSAYNNGGFVVLSGGLAPYAQDPLVCLTLAGLVILGGLGFLVQLNVVAHLRNRRRSRLLVYSKLTLLTTAVLLTLGTLVLLGLEWNNPSTLARLSAPGKLLAAFFQSMTPRSAGFSTVNIEGLQTASLFTLIGLMYIGAGSGSTGGGIKTSTLAILVGSAWNMVRGRGELILFERRVMNDNLVRAGAITTLYTLLVATAFFAMLATNPKLGFTHLLFETVSAAATVGLSMNTTHKLNDAGLLILTALMYLGRIGPLTFAVAFNLRPTRSRWVKYPPEHDILVG